Below is a window of bacterium DNA.
GATCGTCAGCATTCAGGGAGACGGAATGTTCCCCCGCCACTTGTGAACCGAGTTCCAGTCGTTTGGCTTCGCGGCCGAGGATGTCGTAGAGCGTGATGCGGACGGCTTCGGGCGCGGGCAAGGTGTAGCGAATGGTGGTGGTGAGATTGAAGGGATTGGGAGACACATTCACCGTCATCGGTGCAGGACTACCGGGAGGAACACCGCGACCGCGGAGGGCGATCTCGAAATGTTCGTGACTTGCGCTGACGTAGAGGATTCCCGTGAAGAGTCCCACACCCGGCGGAGTGAAGCGAGTGGGGACGATAAAGGAATCCCCCTGGAAGGGCGGCACGCGTTGAGCACTGAATGGTTGATTGGCGTACACCGCGCCGAGGTGGCTGTAGTAAAGAGTGTATAGATGAGCGGTATCGGAAGCCGTCGTGCCGACAACGACGTCACCGAAATCGAGGGAATCGGTGGATTCAGCGTCCCACCACCCATCTCGGGCGGTGCAGGGAGGTGGATCGTTCCGAAAGCGCTGATCATATTTCAGCTTGCGAAGATAGCCCGTGCCGCCGTTGTTGGCGCGATGGTAGTAGCCGCGCTGTCTTTGAGCGACTGCGCCGAAGATATAGATCGTTCCCCGCTTGTCGGGCGAGCAGTCGCAGACGTAGCCGCTGTCGGGATCGTTCTGATTCTCGAAGGTGAAGCTGCCGCCCAGAGCGTAGAGAGCGGCGGTGATTACGACATCGGTGGAGTCGCGATTCGTCTGATTCAGGCCTAAGCCGCCGGAGTTCCAGCGGCCGTTGGCGGGTGTGTTGCGAACCTTAATGTCGCCTTCCGAGACAAGGGCGAGCATATTCTGGCTGGTGGGAGGAGTGACACCGGTCAGAGGATCCGCATCTATGTAGCGGATGTCTCCCTCGATTTCGATGAGCTCGGAACTACCGATAGTCACCCGGCCCTGAACGATGCCTTGAACGCGAACAGGTGCGTCGAAAAACAAGCACGTTGGGAAGTGTGTCGAAACATTGTCATACACCTGCAAGGCTTGCATGGGTGTACCCCGAATCCAGCGATAGACAAACACCCTGCCCCAGTCAAAAAGAACGTAGTAGTGCCAGCGCCCGCCTTCGTAAAATTGTCTCGAAAAACTGGCCCCACGACGTACGCGATCGGCGCGTTCGGGAATCGGGACGGGTGCAGCGTTGAACGTTGGGGGTGGGCCGTAGAAACAACAAGGGAAGCCGGGCCCGTGCCAAAAATCACTGGCGGTGGTGCTGACGTGATCGAAGAAGGCCGGGTCCTGCATGATGGCGATCTGGCTGTTGGAGTGGACGGGCCCGTCCAGTGTATCGCCATGCCAGAACTTAATGCGGTCGCCGAAAACTGTCATCTCTTCGTCACTGAGCCAGAGGTAGTTTAGCGCTTGGGCGGCTCCGACCAGCGCGCCGAGCATCAGGCCGAAGAGAAGAATCCTCTGCAAGCGATTCATAGTGCCCTCCCTATTTTACAATCAGCAGTTTGTGCATAACCGAATTTGTTCCGGCCGATAGACGCAGGAAGTAAACTCCTGACGCAAGCTCGACTGCGTTCAGAGAGATGGAATGCTCACCCGTTTCCTGTGCACCAAGTTCCAGTCGTTTGGCTTCGCGGCCGAGGATGTCGAAGAGCGTGATTCTCACGGCTTCCGGCTCAGGCAGCGTGTAGCGGATGGTGGTCGTGAGGTTGAAGGGATTGGGAGAAATGTTCACCGTCAGCGGGGCGGGGCCTTCAGGAGGAATGCCGCGGCCGCGGAGAACGATCTGGAAGTGCTCCATTCCAGCGCTGACGTAGAGGATTCCCGTGAAGAGTCCCACGCCCGGCGGGGTGAAACGGGTGGGGACGATAAACGAAGAACCCTGAAACGGCATTACCCGCTCGCCCCGGAAAGGATGGTTGGCATAGACGGCACCGAGGTGACCGTTGTAGAGCGTGTACACGCGGGCGGTATCCCAGGCGGTGGTGCCAACGGCGACTTCGCCGAAATCGAGCGAATCGGTGGATGCATCGGGTCTGGATGCCCCCTCAATTATGCAAGGAGTCAATCTCCTCAGGAAACGCGAATCATATCGCAAATTGAGCCGATAGCCGGTGCTGGTGTTGTTCGAACGATACACGTAGCCGCGCCGCGTTTGAACGAGACTGCCGAATAAATAGATCGT
It encodes the following:
- a CDS encoding T9SS type A sorting domain-containing protein, which encodes MNRLQRILLFGLMLGALVGAAQALNYLWLSDEEMTVFGDRIKFWHGDTLDGPVHSNSQIAIMQDPAFFDHVSTTASDFWHGPGFPCCFYGPPPTFNAAPVPIPERADRVRRGASFSRQFYEGGRWHYYVLFDWGRVFVYRWIRGTPMQALQVYDNVSTHFPTCLFFDAPVRVQGIVQGRVTIGSSELIEIEGDIRYIDADPLTGVTPPTSQNMLALVSEGDIKVRNTPANGRWNSGGLGLNQTNRDSTDVVITAALYALGGSFTFENQNDPDSGYVCDCSPDKRGTIYIFGAVAQRQRGYYHRANNGGTGYLRKLKYDQRFRNDPPPCTARDGWWDAESTDSLDFGDVVVGTTASDTAHLYTLYYSHLGAVYANQPFSAQRVPPFQGDSFIVPTRFTPPGVGLFTGILYVSASHEHFEIALRGRGVPPGSPAPMTVNVSPNPFNLTTTIRYTLPAPEAVRITLYDILGREAKRLELGSQVAGEHSVSLNADDLASGVYFLHLQAGSEAMIHKILLVK